From Salvelinus sp. IW2-2015 linkage group LG2, ASM291031v2, whole genome shotgun sequence, one genomic window encodes:
- the LOC111976077 gene encoding NADH dehydrogenase [ubiquinone] 1 alpha subcomplex subunit 10, mitochondrial — protein MALRVIRLVIPSGTSVLPPIQTAGIHTSSLRNLRYGWWAYALGERTTPRFKENSKIISIDGNLASGKGALAKSLADKLGMLYMPEPNTHYLDKMTAEXEPLPIAFNGNCSLEKFYADPKAADGNSYRLQAWMYLMRLLQWSDAMEHLLTTGQGVILERSPYSDMVFVEAMFKQGYIRRQCVDHYNEIKGISICEFLPPHLVIYVDKPAEEVQKKLKASGKDVPLPYLKXIEDAYKKTYLPKISENAELLAYDATQAQDMERIAEDIEYLKFEKGPWVEQDDVTLHYMRMLVENKMRVADLTLVPNFLPEVTIGAHEYDAGYYAFKSLLGKKYAAGYNADIGDTNIWLK, from the exons ATGGCGTTACGGGTGATCCGTTTGGTCATCCCCTCGGGGACATCCGTTTTACCACCTATTCAGACG GCTGGTATTCACACAAGCTCATTAAGGAACCTACGGTATGGCTGGTGGGCATATGCACTGGGCGAGAGGACAACCCCAAGGTTCAAAGAGAACAGCAAGATCATCTCCATTGATGGCAACCTGGCCTCAGGAAAGGGGGCGCTGGCCAAGAGTCTGGCTGATAAGCTGG GGATGCTGTACATGCCTGAGCCCAACACACACTACTTGGACAAGATGACAGCGGAGAAKGAGCCTCTGCCAATCGCCTTCAACGGTAACTGCAGCTTGGAGAAGTTCTACGCAGACCCCAAGGCTGCTGATGGGAACTCCTACCGGCTACAGGCATGGATGTACCTCATGAGGCTCCTTCAGTGGTCAGACGCCATGGAGCACCTGCTCACCACAG GCCAAGGTGTGATCTTGGAGCGCTCGCCCTACAGTGACATGGTGTTTGTGGAGGCCATGTTCAAACAGGGCTACATCAGAAGGCAGT gtgtagaccaCTACAATGAAATCAAAGGTATCAGCATCTGTGAGTTCCTGCCCCCTCACTTGGTCATCTATGTGGACAAGCCAGCAGAAGAAGTGCAGAAGAAGCTAAAGGCATCAGGCAAA GATGTGCCCCTACCCTATCTGAAGWGCATTGAGGATGCCTACAAGAAGACCTACCTTCCCAAAATCAG TGAGAATGCAGAATTGCTCGCTTATGATGCTACCCAAGCACAAGACATGGAGAGG ATTGCAGAAGACATTGAGTACTTGAAATTTGAGAAAGGACCTTGGGTAGAGCAGGATGATGTCACACTCcactacatgagaatgct GGTGGAAAACAAGATGAGGGTTGCAGACCTGACCCTTGTACCCAACTTCCTCCCTGAGGTCACCATCGGGGCTCACGAGTATGACGCAGGCTACTATGCCTTCAAATCA CTCCTGGGAAAGAAGTACGCTGCAGGTTATAACGCAGACATAGGAGACACGAACATCTGGCTGAAGTGA